Part of the Mycolicibacterium mageritense genome is shown below.
GACGCAAGCTGCTTCGGCTTGAGGTGCGTAATGCGCAGACGCCGATCGAGCGTAAGCCGCCGTGGATCAAGACCCGCGCCAAGATGGGCCCGGAATACACCGAACTCAAAGGCCTGGTCCGCCGCGAAGGCCTGCACACCGTGTGCGAGGAAGCCGGCTGCCCCAACATCTTCGAATGCTGGGAAGACCGCGAAGCCACCTTCCTCATCGGCGGCGAACAATGCACCCGCCGCTGCGACTTCTGCCAGATCGACACCGGCAAACCCGCCGCCCTCGACCGCGACGAACCCCGCCGCGTCGCCGAAAGCGTCCAAGCCATGGGCCTGCGCTACTCCACCGTCACCGGCGTGGCCCGCGACGACCTACCCGACGGCGGCGCCTGGCTCTACGCCGAAACCGTCCGCCAGATCAAAGCACTCAACCCCCACACCGGCGTCGAACTGCTCATCCCCGACTTCAACGCCCACCCCGACCAGCTCGCCGAAGTCTTCGACTCCCGCCCCGAAGTCCTGGCCCACAACGTCGAAACCGTACCCCGCATCTTCAAACGCATCCGCCCCGCCTTCCGCTACGACCGCAGCCTCGCGGTCATCACCGCCGCCCGCGACGCCGGACTGGTCACCAAATCCAACCTCATCCTCGGCATGGGCGAAACCACCGACGAAATCCACACCGCCCTGCACGACCTGCACGACGCCGGCTGCGACATCATCACCATCACCCAATACCTCCGCCCCTCCCCACGCCACCACCCCGTCGAACGCTGGGTCCACCCCGACGAATTCGTCGCCCTGTCCAACTACGCCGAACACCTCGGCTTCGCCGGCGTCCTGGCCGGACCCCTCGTCCGCTCCTCCTACCGCGCAGGCAAGCTCTACACACAAGCCGCACGGGTTCGGTTCGCGGACCGGCCCCCCGTATCCTGATGTAATGGCTAAATCCCGCAATGCCGCCGAGTCGAAGGCGGCAAAAGCCGAGGCGAAGGCCGCCCGTAAGGCGGCCTCCAAGCAGCGTCGCAGTCAGCTCTGGCAGGCCTTCCAGATCCAGCGCAAAGAGGACAAACGGCTGCTGCCGTACATGATCGGCGCGTTCGTGCTGATCGTCGCCCTCGCCGTGGTCGCGGGCATCCTCATCGGCGGGCTGACCATGTACACCCTGCCCCCGCTCGGTGTGGTTCTCGGCGTGCTCGTGGCGTTCATCATCTTCGGCAGGCGGGCCCAGAAATCGGTGTACCGCAAGGCCGAGGGCCAGACCGGCGCGGCCGCGTGGGCGCTGGACAACCTCCGGGGCAAGTGGCGGGTCACCGCGGGTGTCGCGGCCACGGGCCACTTCGACGCGGTGCACCGCGTGATCGGCAGGCCGGGTGTGATCTTCGTCGGGGAAGGCTCGCCGTCGCGCGTCAAACCGCTTCTCGCGCAAGAGAAGAAGCGCACGGCTCGAGTGGTCGGCGACATCCCGATCTACGACATCATCGTCGGCAACGGCGAGGGTGAGGTGCCGCTGTCCAAGCTCGAACGCCACCTGACCAAACTGCCCGCCAACATCACGGTCAAGCAGATGGACTCGCTGGAATCACGCTTGGCGGCGCTCGGTTCGAAGGTCGGCCCGGCCGCCATGCCCAAGGGCCCGATGCCGTCGGCGGCCAAGATGCGCGGCGTGCAGCGCACCGTGCGCCGGCGCTGAGCTATCGGCGCACCACGGCCGTGAACGTCACGCGGTCGTGCAGGCCACGCAGGTCGGTGTCGGTCACCAGCGGTGGGATCACCAGCGCGATCAAGACCATCCGCACGAACGCGCGGCCGATACCGACGTGGTCGCGGCCGTCGGCCGGCACCACCACCAGGCCGAGCGCGAGCTGCCCCGGTGTGAACGAGAACAGCCGAACCGCCACGGTTCCCAGCACCATCCAGATCACCAGCACGGCCGTCGACAGCGTTGCCATCGACACCCAGCCCGCGGCCATCGCGAGCCCGGCGAGCCCGTAGGCGACGAGCCAGTCGAGGAACAACGCTCCTATGCGACGGCCGGTGCGGGCCAGCGATCCAGGGCCGGTCTGGGGAAGCCCGAGGCGCTGACCGGGGTATTTTTCGGAAGCATCGGTGGAGCCGTCCGAACCGTCGCCGGCATCGAACGGACCGGGGCCGGACAGCCAAGTCCCCATTGAGCGCGCCATGCTGCCAGGATAGGTGCAGCCCGGCGAACGGTTGCTCGTCACCGT
Proteins encoded:
- the lipA gene encoding lipoyl synthase, coding for MTVVPEGRKLLRLEVRNAQTPIERKPPWIKTRAKMGPEYTELKGLVRREGLHTVCEEAGCPNIFECWEDREATFLIGGEQCTRRCDFCQIDTGKPAALDRDEPRRVAESVQAMGLRYSTVTGVARDDLPDGGAWLYAETVRQIKALNPHTGVELLIPDFNAHPDQLAEVFDSRPEVLAHNVETVPRIFKRIRPAFRYDRSLAVITAARDAGLVTKSNLILGMGETTDEIHTALHDLHDAGCDIITITQYLRPSPRHHPVERWVHPDEFVALSNYAEHLGFAGVLAGPLVRSSYRAGKLYTQAARVRFADRPPVS
- a CDS encoding DUF4191 domain-containing protein, encoding MAKSRNAAESKAAKAEAKAARKAASKQRRSQLWQAFQIQRKEDKRLLPYMIGAFVLIVALAVVAGILIGGLTMYTLPPLGVVLGVLVAFIIFGRRAQKSVYRKAEGQTGAAAWALDNLRGKWRVTAGVAATGHFDAVHRVIGRPGVIFVGEGSPSRVKPLLAQEKKRTARVVGDIPIYDIIVGNGEGEVPLSKLERHLTKLPANITVKQMDSLESRLAALGSKVGPAAMPKGPMPSAAKMRGVQRTVRRR
- a CDS encoding RDD family protein, translated to MARSMGTWLSGPGPFDAGDGSDGSTDASEKYPGQRLGLPQTGPGSLARTGRRIGALFLDWLVAYGLAGLAMAAGWVSMATLSTAVLVIWMVLGTVAVRLFSFTPGQLALGLVVVPADGRDHVGIGRAFVRMVLIALVIPPLVTDTDLRGLHDRVTFTAVVRR